From the genome of Halostella limicola, one region includes:
- the cofH gene encoding 7,8-didemethyl-8-hydroxy-5-deazariboflavin synthase subunit CofH — protein sequence MSNAFRSAVTGPSGRTEYVHLPDTDQSFENALAKARDGERLSVADGVELLATGTESPGIDHERKEAVLQAADRRRAEEVGEEVTFVANLNNNVTTACNTGCQFCNFKNTASKFETAHDGDHPGFTKTPAESREVVKDAVEMGIYEVTSVSGLHPAFALDGEHQEILEASDRGDLNYKPPERYDTDPGTYCEQMDAMSVDGVHLHSMTPEEAYHARRGTDWSYEEVYGRLKDAGLDSVPGTAAEILVDEVRGVICPGKIGADEWLEAMEAAANVGLDTTATIMYGHVENEMHRVMHLKRVRDLQDRTDNVTEFVPLSFVHERTPLYEHGMVESGASTDEDELMIAVSRLFLDNIDHVQSSWVKYGDAQGLKMLNCGADDFMGTILSEEITKRAGGGYGEFRSFEEYVDMITAIGRTPVERSTDYRQRRVVDPDADRIGPRLGPRADGTPLVE from the coding sequence ATGTCCAACGCATTTCGGTCGGCGGTCACGGGACCGTCCGGTCGGACGGAGTACGTCCACCTCCCCGACACCGACCAGTCGTTCGAGAACGCGCTGGCGAAGGCCCGCGACGGCGAGCGCCTCTCCGTCGCCGACGGCGTCGAACTCCTCGCGACGGGGACCGAGTCGCCCGGCATCGACCACGAGCGCAAGGAGGCGGTGTTGCAGGCCGCGGACCGCCGCCGCGCGGAGGAGGTCGGCGAGGAGGTGACGTTCGTCGCGAACCTGAACAACAACGTGACGACGGCGTGCAACACCGGCTGCCAGTTCTGCAACTTCAAAAACACCGCGAGCAAGTTCGAGACGGCCCACGACGGCGACCACCCGGGCTTCACGAAGACGCCGGCGGAGTCCCGCGAGGTAGTGAAGGACGCCGTCGAGATGGGGATCTACGAGGTCACCTCCGTCTCCGGCCTGCACCCGGCGTTCGCGCTGGACGGGGAGCACCAGGAGATCCTGGAGGCGAGCGACCGCGGCGACCTGAACTACAAGCCGCCGGAGCGGTACGACACCGATCCTGGCACCTACTGCGAGCAGATGGACGCAATGAGCGTCGACGGCGTCCACCTTCACTCGATGACGCCCGAAGAGGCGTATCACGCCCGCCGCGGCACCGACTGGTCCTACGAGGAGGTGTACGGCCGTCTCAAAGACGCCGGGCTGGACAGCGTCCCCGGCACGGCCGCCGAGATACTCGTCGACGAGGTCCGCGGCGTGATCTGCCCCGGCAAGATCGGCGCCGACGAATGGTTAGAGGCGATGGAGGCCGCTGCGAACGTCGGCCTCGACACCACCGCGACGATCATGTACGGCCACGTCGAGAACGAGATGCACCGCGTCATGCACCTCAAACGCGTGCGGGACCTGCAGGACCGCACCGACAACGTCACCGAGTTCGTGCCGCTCTCCTTCGTCCACGAGCGGACGCCCCTGTACGAGCACGGGATGGTCGAGTCAGGAGCGAGCACCGACGAGGACGAACTGATGATCGCCGTCTCGCGGCTGTTCCTCGACAATATCGACCACGTCCAGTCCTCGTGGGTCAAGTACGGCGACGCGCAGGGACTCAAGATGCTCAACTGCGGCGCGGACGACTTCATGGGCACCATCCTCTCCGAGGAGATCACGAAACGCGCCGGCGGCGGCTACGGCGAGTTCCGGTCGTTCGAGGAGTACGTCGACATGATCACCGCCATCGGTCGCACCCCCGTCGAGCGCTCGACGGACTACCGGCAGCGCCGCGTCGTCGATCCGGACGCGGACCGGATCGGTCCCCGTCTCGGCCCCCGCGCGGACGGGACGCCGCTCGTGGAGTGA
- the thrC gene encoding threonine synthase yields MAMEHVTTLECTICEKEYDPDQIIYTCPEHEGVKGILEVKYDYDVIHDEFDADLDGNIRSQWKYEAFLPVDDDADVVTLNEGGTDLFDAPNLSEELGVETLVKDDGRNPTGCFKDRASSIAVTKARHAGRDIITCASTGNAAASLSGYAARGGLDCRIFVPGDAPAGKLAQPLVYGADVLAVNGSYDEAYDLSVEVTDEYGWYNRNAAINPFQVEGKRTVGHELAEQSKVRGEVPDWVVFSMGDGCTIAGAWKGFKEFYDLGYVDDYPKMLGVQAEGASAIHDAFQGHEDIDDIAETLADSIAVGRPRNTIKACRAPQQSGGDTLLVSDEEILEGEKLLGSTEGIYSEPAGATPVAGVKKALERGIIEEDETVVVVSTGFGLKDTESAKKATGDVNRIDPEISEVEALFGGAEAPAADD; encoded by the coding sequence ATGGCGATGGAGCACGTCACCACGTTAGAGTGTACTATTTGCGAGAAGGAGTACGATCCGGACCAGATAATCTACACCTGTCCCGAGCACGAGGGGGTCAAGGGCATCCTCGAGGTCAAGTACGACTACGACGTCATCCACGACGAGTTCGACGCCGATCTCGACGGGAACATCCGGAGCCAGTGGAAGTACGAGGCGTTCCTGCCGGTCGACGACGACGCGGACGTCGTCACCCTCAACGAGGGCGGGACGGACCTGTTCGACGCGCCGAACCTGAGCGAGGAACTCGGCGTCGAGACGCTCGTCAAGGACGACGGCCGCAACCCGACGGGTTGTTTCAAGGACCGCGCCAGTTCCATCGCGGTGACGAAGGCGCGTCACGCCGGCCGCGACATCATCACGTGCGCGTCCACGGGGAACGCCGCCGCCTCGCTCTCCGGGTACGCCGCGCGGGGCGGCCTCGACTGCCGCATCTTCGTCCCGGGCGACGCGCCCGCCGGGAAGCTCGCCCAGCCGCTCGTGTACGGCGCCGACGTGCTGGCGGTCAACGGGTCCTACGACGAGGCGTACGACCTGAGCGTCGAAGTCACCGACGAGTACGGCTGGTACAACCGCAACGCGGCGATCAACCCCTTCCAGGTGGAGGGGAAGCGGACCGTCGGCCACGAGCTCGCCGAGCAGTCGAAGGTCCGCGGCGAGGTGCCCGACTGGGTCGTCTTCTCGATGGGCGATGGCTGCACCATCGCGGGGGCGTGGAAGGGCTTCAAGGAGTTCTACGACCTCGGCTACGTCGACGACTACCCGAAGATGCTCGGCGTGCAGGCCGAGGGCGCGTCGGCGATCCACGACGCGTTCCAGGGCCACGAGGACATCGACGACATCGCGGAGACCCTCGCGGACAGCATCGCCGTCGGCCGCCCGCGCAACACGATCAAGGCCTGCCGCGCACCGCAGCAGAGCGGCGGCGACACCCTGCTAGTCTCCGACGAGGAGATCCTCGAGGGCGAGAAGCTCCTGGGGAGCACGGAGGGCATCTACTCCGAGCCCGCGGGCGCGACGCCGGTCGCCGGCGTGAAGAAGGCGCTCGAGCGGGGCATCATCGAGGAGGACGAGACCGTGGTCGTCGTCTCCACCGGCTTCGGGCTGAAAGACACCGAGAGCGCGAAGAAAGCGACCGGCGATGTCAACCGGATCGACCCCGAAATCTCCGAGGTCGAGGCGCTGTTCGGCGGGGCAGAGGCCCCGGCGGCCGACGACTGA